Part of the uncultured Anaeromusa sp. genome is shown below.
TGGGTGGGGGAGACGTCAAGTTTGTCATGGCTGCGGGGTGTTGGCTAACGGGGGATCAATTGTTTTTGATGTTGTTGATAGCCTTCTTTGCAGGCGGTCTAATAGGGGGCTTGCTGCTGCTTTTGGGGCTTAAGGGACGCAAAGATTACATTCCTTTTGGGCCGTTTTTGGCGTTAGGCTGTTTGGTGGCGTATGTATATGGATATCAGCTGTTACAGTGGTATTGGCAGGGGCTTTTTTAAAAGAAGTTTAGATGACGATATGCGAAGTGAGGAAATGAAATGAGCCGTATTGTATTTATTTCTCCCTATGGAGACTTGTCAAAGCTGGCACAATCAGTGGCTGGCGAATTGGGGATCGAAGCGGAATTTCATGCAGGCTGGCTGGATCAGGCTGGGGAAGTCGTGCGGGAACTGAAGGAGCCGGCAGTGGATATTATTATTAGTCGGGGAGGTACGGCGGAGTATCTTGCGGAAAATTTTGAGATTCCCGTAGTGCGCCTGAAAATGAGTGCCTACGATATTTTGGAATGCATGCATGAAGCGAAGGGGTATAGCAAAAATATAGTCATTACCATTTTTAATGAATCTGTGATTGGGAAAACTATTTTAGAGGACGCTTTTGATGTATCTATTACCGAGGTTGTTTTTTCAAGTCTGCCGGAGCTAAAGGAGAAGATTGCTTCGTTGGCTCTTTCTGGGGAGTACTGCATACTCGGGGGTGGTCCTTCGGTAGCTTATGCAGCGGAGTATGGCCTGCCCAGCGTATTTTTGAGGACAAGCCGGGCAACGATGGAAGAAGCGTTTTTACAAGCGGAACAAATTGCCAATCTGCGTCGTGAGGAAACGCGCAAACGATATCGGCTGCAGGCGATTTTGGATGCGGCGAATGAAGGGATTATCGCGGTTGACGCTAAAGGGGTTGTGGAACTGTACAATAAAGCGGCTGAACGCATGTTTGGCATTGACACGCTGCAGGTATTGGGACAGCCAATTGCCACCTGCATTCCGAATACGCGCTTGGACAAAATAGTTTCTACAGGGCAGGCTGAAGTTGACGAGATTCAAAGTATCGGCGATGTGCGTATCTTGACTAACCGCTTTCCGGTGCAGTTAGAGCAGGAAACCATGGGCGCGGTAGCCACCTTTCAAGAATTATCCAAAGTGGTTAAAGCAGAGCAAAAGATTCGAAAGGAAATTACGGGCAAGAGCCGATTTCATGCCAAGTTTCATTTCGAGGACATTATAGGATCCTCGAAAATTATGAAACAGAAAAAAGAAATTGCTATGAATATTGCCCGGTCCGATTTGACGGTGTTGATTTATGGGCCTTCAGGGACGGGAAAAGAATTGTTTTCCCAGAGTATTCACAATGCCAGCGCACGGGAATATGCGCCTTTTGTGGGGGTCAACTGTGGGGCGCTGCCGCCCAATTTGTTGGAGAGCGAGCTTTTTGGTTATGAAGAAGGCGCTTTTACCGGAGCCAAGCGTAAAGGAAAATACGGCCTTTTTGAGTTGGCTCATGGGGGAACAATTTTTCTTGATGAAATTGATTCGCTGCCGCTAGAGATGCAAGGAAGGTTGCTTCGAGTGCTGCAGGAACGCGAAGTTTTGCGCATTGGAGGAGAATCTATTATTCCGGTGGATGTCCGGGTGATTGCTGCGACCAACCAACTACCGGACGAGCTTTTGCGACAGAAGCGAATTCGAGAGGATTTGTTTTATCGTCTGAATGTCTTATATTTGGAATTGCCGGCATTGGCGGCTCATCGTGAGGATTTGCCGCAGCTCTGTGAGTCTTTTATTTTGGAAAGAAAGTTGCAAGTGATGCCGTTGATTGAAAAATTGATGCCGTTTTTCTATAAATATGAGTGGCCTGGCAATGTCAGGGAACTTTATAATGTAACTCAGCGGGTAGCTTTTTTTGCGGATTCCTATAAAGTTGGGCAGAGCAGTCGGCAATTCATGGAAATTGTGGCGCCGCAGATGTTGCGGACTACGGCGAGTGATGACGAAGATGAGCAGGGGTTGCGCCAACAAGTGCAGGAAGCGGAAGAAACCTTGATTTTAAGGGCTCTACAAGAACAGGGGACTTTGGATCGAACTGCTGCTTATTTGGGGATAGGTAGGGCTACGTTAACGCGTAAACTGAAAAAGATCCGCGAGAAAAACGAATTGGTAGTAACTTGATTGAATTTAAAACAGGATCATTCCAACAAAGCGCAGGCTCGATAATGAGCCTGCGCTTTGTTGCTCTCCTAGGAAATGTGCCGCAATTGTGCGACTTTATGCATTGGCACGCATCTTGCTATATAAAAAGCAAGTGCTACTAATAAGAAGGGGGGCTATATAAAAAGCAGCCGCATCTGATTTTAGGAGTTTACAGGCAGAAATGGAGGGTTATGCTCATGCCGGAAAAGAAAAGTAAATATCGTTGGTTTGTTATGGGACTACTATTTATTCTCTACACTGTCGCTAATGCTGACCGGGCCAATATTGGTTTTGCACTTCCTTATTTACGGAAAGAGTTTGCCATGTCCAATACGGAAGCGGGCGGTATTATCAGTTTGTTTTTCTTCGCTTATGCGTTTTTCCAAGTTCCTTCTGGTTTTTTGGTTAAAAAGTTTGGCAATCGGACCATGTTTACCATTGGTATGCTGTTTACGTCTATATTTACAGGCATGTTGGGTATGGTAAATTCCGTCTTCGCACTCAAGGCCTTTCGCTTTGGCGTCGGCATTGCAGAAGCGCCGGTGGCTATTGCCAGCTCATCAACTATTAATAATTGGTTTCCTCCCAAGGAGAAGGGAACGGCTACCGGTATTTTCCTGGCAGGGTCTAAATTTGGACCCTTGATCGTACCAGTGCTTTGCGCATGGATTATTTCAGTTTGGGGCTGGCGAGAAATTTTTATTTTCTCTATGATTCCAGGTTTGATTTTGGCGGTAATCTGGTTTTTCCTGGTGGCGAATCGGCCCAGTGAAAGTAAATTTGTTAATGCAGCTGAAGTTGAATATATTGCGGATAAAACCGTGGAAACTCAAAAAGAAGAAAAGCCTAAACGCATTTACAAGCTGTGGTGGGTAGATAAAATTGTTCGTGCTAAAAAAGTAGAATTGCTGTCTACGCCATCGCAAGTATTTCGTTGCTGGGATATGTGGGGTGTTGCCTGTGGTTATTTTTTTGCGGTGGGACTCTCTAGTGTGTTTATGTCTTGGTTGCCCACGTACTTGGTAACGGTCAAACATTTTGCCATTATGAAAACCGCGTTTGTTGCCTCTGCTCCTTTTGCCGGGACGGTGGTAGGTAACTTCTTCGGCGGCTGGTTTTCGGATAATGTGCTGGGGAAACGGCGTAAGCCGATGATGATGATAACCGCTATTTCGACAAGTATTATGATGTATTCCATGCTGAATGCGCCAGAAGATCCGATTCTTTTGGGAATCTTGCTGTTTTGCGCTGGAGTGCTGTTGGCGTTGGGATATTCCATGTATATGGCGTATGGCATGGGGCGAGCTAACAAGGAAACGTATCCTGTTGCATTTTCGCTGGTCAATACCGGTGGACAACTAGGGGGAGCCTGCATGCCGCTGGTAGTAGGGATAATCTTAGACACTTTCAATTGGGATGCGGTTTGGATGGCGTTGGCGCTAGGCTCAGTTATTTGCTTAGCGATCATATCTTCAGTGGTCGAACCGGTGGAGGATCCGGTAGAAAAACCGAGTGTAACGCATAAAACTGCGTGATCTTAATTTGATCAATATGGTGAGGGGGAAATAGTAATGATAACAGCAACAGTTGCTCCAGGAGCTTTGCAAGGAATTCGTATTCTAGATTTGACAAGAGTGTTGGCAGGTCCGTATAGTGCGCAAATTTTGGCGGATATGGGCGCCGATGTAATAAAGATTGAGCAGCCGGGTCGTGGCGATGATGCGCGTGGCATGGGGCCGTATCAAAATGAAGAGAGCATTTACTTCATTACAAACAACCGTAACAAAAAAGGCGTGACACTGAACCTGAAATCGCCCAAAGGCAAAGAAATTTTCTTGGATTTAGTGCGTAATGCCGATGTAGTTATGGAAAATTATCGCCCGGGGACTATGGAGAAGCTGGATTTGGGCTATGATGTGCTGAAGGAAATTAATCCGAAAATTATTTACGGCTCTATTTCTGGATTTGGTCATTATGGAAGGTATACCAAACGGCCTGGTTATGACATTATTGCGCAAGCCATGAGTGGGTTGATGAGTACTACAGGCTGGCCAACATCCGGGCCGACTCGAACCGGAACGCCGTTGGGCGATGTTTTGGCGGGCTTATGGCAAGCCATTGGCATTCTTGGGGCCATTCAGGCGCGTAATAACACCGGCTTGGGGCAGAAAGTGGATATTGCGCTAGTGGACTCTGCGGTGGCGACGATGGGCAATATTAACATGTTGTATTTATCGGAAGGGCGCATTCCTGGTCGTATCGGCAATCGTTACGAATCGGCTTATCCTTATGATTCCTTTACTTGTACCGATGGCAGTTGTGTAATTGGTGTTGCTAATAACAAGTTATGGCATTTGTTCTGCGACATTATGGAACAGCCGGAACTAGCGGAAGATGAGAAGTTCTGCAACGTGCCGGATCGGGTGGAGAATCATGAAGAATTGCATAAAATTGTTTCAGAATGGGCGGCTGTTCATACGATGACAGAAGTTGTCGATTCGTGCTTGAATGCCGGCGTACCAGCCGCGCCAATTTATAATACGGCGCAGGTTAAAGCCGATCCTCATATTGCTGGCGATCGGGAAATGTTTGTAGAGCAGGATCACCCTAAGGCTGGAAAAGTGGTGGTGACCGGCTCGCCGTTGAAGATGTCTGGCACGCCGGTGGATCTGACTGCCCCCGCGCCGACGCTGGGCCAGCACAATGAGGAAGTGTATGGCGAAGTACTGGGGTTAGATTCGCAACAAGTGGCTGAGCTGAAATCTGCAGGTATTATTTAAGAAAGAGGCGAGAACGTTGAAATTACCGAAAAATGTAGAGGTTATAGAAGTTTGTCCGCGCGACGGGTTTCAAAATATAAAAGAAGCGATTCCTACGGAGACCAAAATTGAAATTATCGATCGTCTGGTAGAGTGCGGTTTTGAGGTAATCGAGGCTACTTCCTTTGTTCATCCCAAAGCCATTCCACAGATGGCGGATGCAGCGGAAGTACTGCAGAGCGTGAAGAAAAAACATGGTGATCGCGTTCAGTTTGTGGCGTTGGCTCCGAATTTGTTCGGTGCTAAAAAGGCGATTGAAAATGGCGCTGACGGGATTACCTATGTAACATCGGCGAGCGAAGATCATAACCTAGCCAATACGAAGCAGACGGTGGCGCAGTCCGTAGCGGCCCTAGAAGAGGTTTGCAAAATTAAAGGAAGCGCAAAAGTGCGTTTAGCTGTGGCTACGTCTTTTGATTGTCCTTTTGCCGGAAAAGTGCCGATCGAAAAAGTGGTTTCTTTAGTAGAAGCTGCGTTGAATGCTGGGACTGACGAGATTGTTTTAGCCGATACGATTGGTACGGCGACGCCATTGCAGGTGGAAGAACTATTGGCGGCGCTTACCAGCCAATATCCCAACTTCCCCTTCGTTCTTCACATTCATGATACCGATGGTATGGGTCTGGCTAATGTCGTAACTGCGATGAACTTGGGAATTACTCGCTTTGAAACAGCTGCTTTTGGTCTGGGCGGCTGCCCGTTTGCTCCAGGAGCGGCCGGTAATATCGCTACTGAAGATTTGGTGCATATGCTACACAAAATGGATATTGCCACAGGTCTTCAGTATGATAAAATTGTTGAAACAGCTCATTTTATTGAAGAAAGTCTGCATATTTCTCCGGTGGGCCATATGTCCCGTGTGGCGTGCAGCGCCAAGAACTAAGTTTTTACCTGTAGCCTGGACTGTATTGAGACGTAAGTTTCAATACAGTCTTTTTTTTGCATTTGTTTTGTTTTTTACCTGGAAATTAGTGAAAAAAACAAGTAAATAGGGTACTCTGATATCATAATAGAGAAAAAGAAGGAGGTGTGGACTGTGCAGCAAGCCTGGCGATCCTTGAAACTTCCTGAAAAAGGAATCATCTCGCTGGTGGGGGCTGGCGGCAAGACTTCTTTGGCGTTATCTTTGCTGGCAGAGGCGCAAGCAAGACAGTTGCCTGCTGTGCTGACGACGACGACAAAAATGCATTGGAAGCAACTGGCCCAATTTCGGCCTATTGTCTCCGATTCGGCAGCGGAAACGGCAGGGCGGCTGGCTTTGCGCCAAACGCTGGGGCAGACCGCCGCTTGGGTTAGCGGTTGGCTTGGTGAAAAAGCGGTAGGAGTAGCGCCGGAAGAAGTGGACTGGCTGCTTGAAATGCTGCCGGAGGCAGTGGTTTTGGTGGAAGCGGACGGTGCCAAGGGTTGCTGGCTGAAGGCGCCAGCCTGCCATGAGCCGGTGGTTCCGTCCGGGACTGCGGTGACCATTGGCGTGCTTAATACACGGGCCTTGGGGAAGAACTTAGAGGGAAGGTTTGTATATCGACTGCCTGAAGTGTGTGCGGTATTAGGAAAGGAGCCGGGAGCCTGCGTAGAATTGCGCGACTACGCGTTGTTGGCGGCGTCGCCTAAGGGGATTTTTCAACATGCCCAGGGGCGAAGAATATTGCTGCTTACTGGGGGAGAGAAAAACAAAAGTTTTTCGATGGCTGCGTTTATGGATTGTCTCCATGCGGAACAGGCTAAGATAGAACTTTGCGCTTTGGCGCATCGCCATGAAAAAACGATGCGCCTAGAGGTACTGGAGGTGCAGGAAGTATGAGTATGGGGATTGGCGCTGTGGTTTTGGCTGCAGGCATGGCGGTGCGCATGGGACGACAGAAATTGCTGCTGCCGTTAGATGGCAAACCAATGTTGGCTCATGTGCTGGAAGTGGTGGCTGCAGTTCCTTTTGCAAGCCGGGTTGTTGTTATTGGGGAACCGCAAGAACCATTGGCGGCCTTGTGCCAGGAGCAGGGAATACCCAGCGTTTTTAACGAAAAACGTAAAAGTGGACAAGCTTCTTCCGTTTGCCTGGGTTTGGCTGAACTGGGGGACGGTTTAGATGGAGTGCTTTTTTTGCAGGGAGATCAGCCGTTGATTACGAAATCTTTGGTGAAGCGAATGCTGGAAGCGTTTTACCAATTGCAGGATTCCAAGGCTATTTTGGTTCCGGTACATGCCGGCGTGTTGCGCAGCCCTATTTTGTTTGGGGCGCATTGGTTGAAGGAATTGGCGTTGTTAAAGGATGATTGCGGCGGCAAGGAATTGGTGCGGCGTTACCCGGAGCATGTAAGAACGCTGCCTTGGGCGGAGCCGTTTGTTTTTGAAGACGCGGATACTTGGGAGGAATATTTGCGGCTTCAGCGGTTGCTGGAAACAAAAAGCAAGGAGTGAAGCTACTTTATTCCTTGCTCGTAAATTTCCAGGATGCGGTTGTCGCGAAATAAAATAACCAAGGCGCCATCATCTTCGTTGCGCCAGACCATGAAACAGGTGTTGGCTGCGGGGCTGTTTTGGCTCTGCGGTACGGTGATGGAAGTAACTTCCTGGCCTTCGCGACGCAAAAGGCGCGCTGTTTCTTCATAAGTCATGCCAGGGCGCAGCTGTGATACATCGTTAGCTGTAATGAACTGCGATGAGGGCGGCTCTTTTTCAGAGACAGAGGAAAAAATGAAGGAAAAAAGCAGGGCGAGAAGACCAAGGAGCAGAACGGTGCGCGGCCGAAGCGATGTAGGAATTGGATTAGGGAGCATATAAATAGAGCCTCCTTATAAAATAAAAGAAAACTGACAGTTCTCTGACAGAATTCTTCATCGTGACCGCAAATCCTTTTGCAACGGCTTTTGTAGCTTAGGGGCCTCGCTTTGACAAACCAGGAGAATGACAGTACAATAAAGAAAGCATTCCGACGTACGCTGCACGGCGTGCGTCGTTCCTGCTTTTTAAGGGGATGAAAGTTCCTGATTCCTTGAAAAATGCAACAACGGAAACGAGAGGTCGGATAGGATGGTTCTTGTTGAAGAACAGGTTCGCTTTGCGGAAACAGACGCCATGGGAGTGGCGCATCATGCTAACTATTTTCGCTGGTTTGAAATTGGCAGGGTGGCGTTGCTGAAGAAGGCGGGAGTTTACTTAAACGAGCTGATGGCGCAAGATATTTTATTCCCAATTACGGATGTATCCTGCCAATATCGGGCATCGGCGCGATTTGACGACATCTTGGCAATTGAGACCAAGCTGGTAAAGGCGTCGCGAGTAAAATTGGCTTTTTCCTATCGTGTGATACGGCTGGCGGATCAAATGCTTTTGGCGACAGGAAAGACGCAAAATGCGTTTACAAATGCCGCCGGGCGTGTTGCGCGCGTGGAGCCTGAATTATATGAACGGCTGAGCAG
Proteins encoded:
- a CDS encoding thioesterase family protein, with the protein product MVLVEEQVRFAETDAMGVAHHANYFRWFEIGRVALLKKAGVYLNELMAQDILFPITDVSCQYRASARFDDILAIETKLVKASRVKLAFSYRVIRLADQMLLATGKTQNAFTNAAGRVARVEPELYERLSRWVEDDWKA
- the yqeC gene encoding selenium cofactor biosynthesis protein YqeC; translated protein: MQQAWRSLKLPEKGIISLVGAGGKTSLALSLLAEAQARQLPAVLTTTTKMHWKQLAQFRPIVSDSAAETAGRLALRQTLGQTAAWVSGWLGEKAVGVAPEEVDWLLEMLPEAVVLVEADGAKGCWLKAPACHEPVVPSGTAVTIGVLNTRALGKNLEGRFVYRLPEVCAVLGKEPGACVELRDYALLAASPKGIFQHAQGRRILLLTGGEKNKSFSMAAFMDCLHAEQAKIELCALAHRHEKTMRLEVLEVQEV
- a CDS encoding CoA transferase, which encodes MITATVAPGALQGIRILDLTRVLAGPYSAQILADMGADVIKIEQPGRGDDARGMGPYQNEESIYFITNNRNKKGVTLNLKSPKGKEIFLDLVRNADVVMENYRPGTMEKLDLGYDVLKEINPKIIYGSISGFGHYGRYTKRPGYDIIAQAMSGLMSTTGWPTSGPTRTGTPLGDVLAGLWQAIGILGAIQARNNTGLGQKVDIALVDSAVATMGNINMLYLSEGRIPGRIGNRYESAYPYDSFTCTDGSCVIGVANNKLWHLFCDIMEQPELAEDEKFCNVPDRVENHEELHKIVSEWAAVHTMTEVVDSCLNAGVPAAPIYNTAQVKADPHIAGDREMFVEQDHPKAGKVVVTGSPLKMSGTPVDLTAPAPTLGQHNEEVYGEVLGLDSQQVAELKSAGII
- a CDS encoding hydroxymethylglutaryl-CoA lyase, producing the protein MKLPKNVEVIEVCPRDGFQNIKEAIPTETKIEIIDRLVECGFEVIEATSFVHPKAIPQMADAAEVLQSVKKKHGDRVQFVALAPNLFGAKKAIENGADGITYVTSASEDHNLANTKQTVAQSVAALEEVCKIKGSAKVRLAVATSFDCPFAGKVPIEKVVSLVEAALNAGTDEIVLADTIGTATPLQVEELLAALTSQYPNFPFVLHIHDTDGMGLANVVTAMNLGITRFETAAFGLGGCPFAPGAAGNIATEDLVHMLHKMDIATGLQYDKIVETAHFIEESLHISPVGHMSRVACSAKN
- a CDS encoding MFS transporter — its product is MPEKKSKYRWFVMGLLFILYTVANADRANIGFALPYLRKEFAMSNTEAGGIISLFFFAYAFFQVPSGFLVKKFGNRTMFTIGMLFTSIFTGMLGMVNSVFALKAFRFGVGIAEAPVAIASSSTINNWFPPKEKGTATGIFLAGSKFGPLIVPVLCAWIISVWGWREIFIFSMIPGLILAVIWFFLVANRPSESKFVNAAEVEYIADKTVETQKEEKPKRIYKLWWVDKIVRAKKVELLSTPSQVFRCWDMWGVACGYFFAVGLSSVFMSWLPTYLVTVKHFAIMKTAFVASAPFAGTVVGNFFGGWFSDNVLGKRRKPMMMITAISTSIMMYSMLNAPEDPILLGILLFCAGVLLALGYSMYMAYGMGRANKETYPVAFSLVNTGGQLGGACMPLVVGIILDTFNWDAVWMALALGSVICLAIISSVVEPVEDPVEKPSVTHKTA
- a CDS encoding nucleotidyltransferase family protein, which encodes MSMGIGAVVLAAGMAVRMGRQKLLLPLDGKPMLAHVLEVVAAVPFASRVVVIGEPQEPLAALCQEQGIPSVFNEKRKSGQASSVCLGLAELGDGLDGVLFLQGDQPLITKSLVKRMLEAFYQLQDSKAILVPVHAGVLRSPILFGAHWLKELALLKDDCGGKELVRRYPEHVRTLPWAEPFVFEDADTWEEYLRLQRLLETKSKE
- a CDS encoding sigma 54-interacting transcriptional regulator, with translation MSRIVFISPYGDLSKLAQSVAGELGIEAEFHAGWLDQAGEVVRELKEPAVDIIISRGGTAEYLAENFEIPVVRLKMSAYDILECMHEAKGYSKNIVITIFNESVIGKTILEDAFDVSITEVVFSSLPELKEKIASLALSGEYCILGGGPSVAYAAEYGLPSVFLRTSRATMEEAFLQAEQIANLRREETRKRYRLQAILDAANEGIIAVDAKGVVELYNKAAERMFGIDTLQVLGQPIATCIPNTRLDKIVSTGQAEVDEIQSIGDVRILTNRFPVQLEQETMGAVATFQELSKVVKAEQKIRKEITGKSRFHAKFHFEDIIGSSKIMKQKKEIAMNIARSDLTVLIYGPSGTGKELFSQSIHNASAREYAPFVGVNCGALPPNLLESELFGYEEGAFTGAKRKGKYGLFELAHGGTIFLDEIDSLPLEMQGRLLRVLQEREVLRIGGESIIPVDVRVIAATNQLPDELLRQKRIREDLFYRLNVLYLELPALAAHREDLPQLCESFILERKLQVMPLIEKLMPFFYKYEWPGNVRELYNVTQRVAFFADSYKVGQSSRQFMEIVAPQMLRTTASDDEDEQGLRQQVQEAEETLILRALQEQGTLDRTAAYLGIGRATLTRKLKKIREKNELVVT